GGAGCCTTCGGCCTGACGCAATTCACGAATATGGTCGCGCAGGGTGTATGCCATGAAATTGAAGGTTTCGGCCAGATCCTGAATTTCGTCGCCCACGCCCTGGATATAGACCGGACAATCACGACAGCTTTCGGGCTTGGGACCGATTTTACACGCATGATGCGCGCATTTGGTGCCGGGAATCAGCCAGCAGCGCCGCACCCGGTCCAGATGGGCCGGACAGGAGCTGTCCCGGCAATGCATGATTTCCCAGCAAAAGACATCCGTGGGCAGGTTGGACAGGGTTTCCAGGCTGCCCGTGACCAGCTCCTCGGCGTGTACACGCAACTTGGCCAGACGTCTGGTCACGGTGCGGGCAAAAATGCTGGCCATGGCCATGGACACGAAAAGCGCCACCCCGAACATGGTCGCGATGGCCGACACCAGCTGCCGGGTCGCGGCCGTGATCCTTGATTTGGACAGGCCGACGCGGACCGTGCCAATCCGTTCGTCATCGACCAGGATCGGCGCGGCGAAATCATAAATCAAAATCTGGCCGGTATCCACGAGCTGCACCCGCGTCCGCTGCGCGTCGCCCACGACATTGGCCGAGGCCAGATCCACGGGGAATCCCTTGAGGAAGGAATGGGTAACGACATGGCCCGGCGCGTTCTGGATAAAGGCGTAGACCAGGTCCCCGGTCTCTCCGACCATGTTCCGCAGCCGCAGATAGTCGCGGGCCAAAAGAGGCTCCACGGCCCTCGCGGCCAAACTTTCCGCCAGGGCCGCGCCGCGCATCTTGTTCTCCTCGATCAGCGCCGTTCCCGTCATCCGGGCCACCACGGGCAGCAGCATCAGGGCCATGCCCAGCATGATGCCGATGATACCCAGATTGAGCTTGGTTTCGAACTTGAGGCGGTTCAGAAGGCGGATCATCACTTCACCTTGTCCATGCCCAAACGCAGCGCGAGGTCGCGTACCGGGTCATAATCGGCATCCTTGGCCGCGATGATGGCGGTCATGCCGGCCGCGGCCAGGATTTCCCCGTCCGGAGTCCGTTGGCTGTCCAACGCGAAAAAAACCTGTCCGATCCGTTCCAGCAGACGCGGATCAAAACCCTGGCGCGCGGAATACACCCAGCCAGGATAGGGTTTGCTCTCGGCGAGCACCCTGATCTGGTCGAGGTCGATCTTGTCCCGCACCACGTCCAGGGTGCCCTTGCGGATGGTCCCGACATCATAAGCGCCGGCGTAAACGGCCAACACCACGCTTTCCTGGCGTCCACCAGAACCGGCGGCAAAGGCGACTTCCCGAAAATCGCCCCGCGTGATGCCATGTTCATGAAAAAGGCCCATCGGGTACAGATATCCCCCGGCCGAGTCCTGGTCCACGGCGATAAGCCGCTTTCCCCGGCAGTCCTCGATACCGTTGATGGCCGGATTGTCGGACCGGACAATGATCTGTCCCTGGAAATCCGCGCCGCCGTCGGGCTCGACCACCCGCGCGAAGGCCTGGGCTCCAAAACGAGCCATGGACACATAGACAAAGGGATTGGTGAAGGAAATATCGATCTCGCCCCGTTCAACCATCTTGATGTGGTCACCGAACGTATCGGGATAGACCTGCCGGAAAGACAGTCCCGTTTTCTGGCGCAGGTGTTCAAGCAGGCGGCGGTGCCGTTCAAAAGACACGGAATGTGAATATTGGGGCAGATAGGCGTAGGTGATGGCCTCGGTTTGGCGAGGCGGCGCGAGGTTTTCGACCCGGTTCATGTCCACCCGGACAATGGATTCCTCGTCGGTGCATGCACCCAGACCGAGAACAAGCGCGACCAGGAAAAATCTGAGCAAAGCCATGTTGCATCCTTGACCAAAGCCAGTGTTTTTTTCCAAACCTAAGTCAAGGCTCAACTCCGCGCAATCGCGAAGTGCGGATTCCCCGCGCCCGAACCAGGCGCGGGGACGGATTGCATTCCATGCCGGCATTGCGGCATGCCCCCGGATAGGCTAGGCAACGGCATCGGCAAATCGGAATCGGAACATGCAACCCCGGAGCGACAATGGCTTTTCGTCCCGATCATCCCGCGTATTTCGTCAATCCCAGACCGCAACGCTTCGCGTTTATCGGTTCTGGCGGGGAGTATTTCCGAATCTGGATTGTCAACCTGTTCTTGTCCATCATTACGCTCGGTATCTATTCGGCCTGGGCCAAGGTCCGCCGCGAACGATATTTTTGCGCGCACACGCTTCTGGCCGGCTCGCCGTTCAGCTATCACGGCCAGCCCATGGCCATTCTCAAAGGCCGCGTGTTGGCCGTGCTGGTCGTGATCGGCTTCAATGTGGTCAGCCAATTCGCGCCCATGTACAGTCTGCTCTTCCTGCCCGCCTTTCTGATCGCCATCCCATGGGCGGTGCGGACCAGCCTGCGTTTCAAGGCCGCCAACACCAGCTGGCGCGGAGTGCATTTCACATTCACCGCGAGCATGAAGGAATCTTTCGCGGTCATCTATGGATGGGGACTTCTGAATATTCTGACCCTGGGCCTGACCATGCCCGCCTCCATCCGGCGTTGGCACAAATATATTTTCAATAACCTGAGCTTTGGCGGAAAAAAATTCGACGCCGACCCGCCCCTGCGGGGCTACTACGAACCGTTCATCATCCCCTTTGTCGTGATCCTTGGCGTTCCGTTGCTCATCGCCGCCACCGTGCGCGGAGGTTTCTCGACCGAAGCGGCCAGCATCGGATTCCTTCTGCCACAGATCGCAGCCCTCGCCGCGCTGTTCTACCTCGTTCTGCCCCTGCTTTTCCTCGCCTATGTCAACGTCCGCATCCGCAACCACTTGTGCGACAATCTCCTTCTCGGACATCATGGACTGTCATCCGACATGCGCCCGGCGGGCATGCTCTGGGTGCTGGTCAGGCACGGCCTGCCGGTTCCCCTTACCCTCGGGCTGTATCTCCCCGTCCTGCGCGTCGCCCTGACCCGATACCGCGTCGAGCACCTGCAGCTCTACCCGGCCGGAAGCATCGACACCTTCGTGGCCGAACGTCTCGAAGATCAGCGCGCCCTGGGCGAGGAACTCACCGACATCCTGGATCTGGACCTTGGACTCTAGCCCCATCCACGCCGCCTGGTTCGATGGCCACACCTCCCGGCGCGTGGACGCGATTCTGGGTCGCGAATCGGAACGGCTCGTGGTCCACGTCCAGGACGGCCAGACATCCTATGCCCTGGACACAATCCGCGTCGAACAACCGCTGGGATCCGCTCCCCGTCGCATCGAATTTCCGGACGGGTCCTTTTGCGAAGTGGCCGATCACGCCGGCCTTGAACGCCTGCTCCGCGTCCAGGCCCAACCCGGTCTGCTCCCCAAAATGGAACGCGCCCCGGCCATGGCCCTGGCCGCCCTTGTCCTAACGATGTCCTTCGTCGCGGTCGGATATGTCTGGGGTCTGCCCTGGGCCGCGGAAAAAGCGGCCCGACTTGTTCCGGAACACTGGAACCGTCAGCTCGGCAGCTCGACCCTGGACCTCCTCGACCGCGTCCACGCCCAGCCAAGCAGCCTGCACCCGGACAGACAACAGGCCATCCGCGAGGCTTTTGCCCGTCTCGTGCCACCAAGCAACCCCGCGCCGGCCTGGATTCTGCACTTCCGCGACCTGGGCGACCTGCCAAACGCCATGGCACTGCCCTCCGGAGATATTGTCATCTCCGACGCCCTGGTCCGCAACGCCCGCTCCGATGGCGAAATCCTCGCCGTGCTGGCCCATGAGCTCGGCCACGTGGCCCTGCGCCACGGCTTGCGCCGACTTCTGCAAGGGCTTGGGGTGTCCATGACCGTGGCGGCCCTGACCGGAAGCTTTTCGGACCTCGCCACCCATGCCTCGGGTATGCTGGAACTGACGTACTCCCGGGACATGGAATGGGAGGCCGACGCATACGCCATCCGCATGCTCCAGGCCAACCAGCTGTCCCCGACACTGCTGGCCAGGGCGCTACAGACCCTGCGGGACTGGCCAGGCGACACCACCGGCAGGACTCGGTTGCCGGCCATTCTATCCACCCATCCCGATCTGGATGAACGCATCGAACAGGCCGAGCAGGCAGGACGCAACTAGATCCTCTTGGGGCAAAACATCTTGCCGCTCATGCCGCCACACAGTATTTGCAATAGAAAAACCGAACCCCCAACACAGGGAAGACGCCAGCATGTCAAATTCCAAACGCCTCAAGCAGCTCGACTTTTCGGTCCCCGGCATCAAGCCCGTCGGCATGAAATTGATCAAGCTGGTCAACGCGCCGGAACCAAACCTGATCGAAATCGCGCAAACGGCCGAGCTGGACCCGGCTGTCTTTGGAACCATCAGCGCCTGCGCCAATTCGGCCATGTATGGGGGAATACAGGAAATCAGGGATCTGCGCATGGCCGTGACCCGACTCGGGCTGCGAGAAGTCCGGCGCATCGTCTTCCATGTGGTTCTGGAATCGGCCTTTCGGGCCGACTGCGCCGAAATCAACCATCTTCTGCGCCACCTCTGGACACAAAGCCTGTGCACGGCCCTGACCATGCAGCGCCTCATACCGGACTGTCCGCAACTCAAGGAACTATCGGTGGACCTGATCGCCTCCATCTATCCCCTGGGACTGCTGCACCTGATCGGCGTCCCGGTTCTTGTCGCCAACTATCTCCCGGCCTTTCCCAGTTTCGCCCGCGACAGCCTCAAGCTGACCCAGCAGGAAACCCTGGCCCGGGAGCAGGCTCTCTTCGATGGTTTCGACCATCTTCAACTCGGCGCGGAACTGGTCCGGCGCTGGGGATTTTCGGACCTGTTCGCCGACATTCTGGCCAGTCACGATTCCCCCACCCCGCCCCTTCCCTCCGGAGGACGGCTTCTGCATTCCCTGCTGCGTCAGGCGCGATACGTGGGCGAGGCCATGGGATACGCGGCCATGCCCAGCACCCCGGAAGATTATTGGCTCCAGGGGAGCATCCTGGATACTTCCCAGGTGGACATGGCCGCCGTGGAGCGGGATGTGCT
This genomic interval from Deltaproteobacteria bacterium contains the following:
- a CDS encoding M48 family metallopeptidase, with translation MDSSPIHAAWFDGHTSRRVDAILGRESERLVVHVQDGQTSYALDTIRVEQPLGSAPRRIEFPDGSFCEVADHAGLERLLRVQAQPGLLPKMERAPAMALAALVLTMSFVAVGYVWGLPWAAEKAARLVPEHWNRQLGSSTLDLLDRVHAQPSSLHPDRQQAIREAFARLVPPSNPAPAWILHFRDLGDLPNAMALPSGDIVISDALVRNARSDGEILAVLAHELGHVALRHGLRRLLQGLGVSMTVAALTGSFSDLATHASGMLELTYSRDMEWEADAYAIRMLQANQLSPTLLARALQTLRDWPGDTTGRTRLPAILSTHPDLDERIEQAEQAGRN
- a CDS encoding phosphate/phosphite/phosphonate ABC transporter substrate-binding protein, which encodes MALLRFFLVALVLGLGACTDEESIVRVDMNRVENLAPPRQTEAITYAYLPQYSHSVSFERHRRLLEHLRQKTGLSFRQVYPDTFGDHIKMVERGEIDISFTNPFVYVSMARFGAQAFARVVEPDGGADFQGQIIVRSDNPAINGIEDCRGKRLIAVDQDSAGGYLYPMGLFHEHGITRGDFREVAFAAGSGGRQESVVLAVYAGAYDVGTIRKGTLDVVRDKIDLDQIRVLAESKPYPGWVYSARQGFDPRLLERIGQVFFALDSQRTPDGEILAAAGMTAIIAAKDADYDPVRDLALRLGMDKVK
- a CDS encoding HDOD domain-containing protein, with product MNASNRPSRQDATRSSWGKTSCRSCRHTVFAIEKPNPQHREDASMSNSKRLKQLDFSVPGIKPVGMKLIKLVNAPEPNLIEIAQTAELDPAVFGTISACANSAMYGGIQEIRDLRMAVTRLGLREVRRIVFHVVLESAFRADCAEINHLLRHLWTQSLCTALTMQRLIPDCPQLKELSVDLIASIYPLGLLHLIGVPVLVANYLPAFPSFARDSLKLTQQETLAREQALFDGFDHLQLGAELVRRWGFSDLFADILASHDSPTPPLPSGGRLLHSLLRQARYVGEAMGYAAMPSTPEDYWLQGSILDTSQVDMAAVERDVLDQMEQALDFDRENASRR
- a CDS encoding DUF898 domain-containing protein; amino-acid sequence: MAFRPDHPAYFVNPRPQRFAFIGSGGEYFRIWIVNLFLSIITLGIYSAWAKVRRERYFCAHTLLAGSPFSYHGQPMAILKGRVLAVLVVIGFNVVSQFAPMYSLLFLPAFLIAIPWAVRTSLRFKAANTSWRGVHFTFTASMKESFAVIYGWGLLNILTLGLTMPASIRRWHKYIFNNLSFGGKKFDADPPLRGYYEPFIIPFVVILGVPLLIAATVRGGFSTEAASIGFLLPQIAALAALFYLVLPLLFLAYVNVRIRNHLCDNLLLGHHGLSSDMRPAGMLWVLVRHGLPVPLTLGLYLPVLRVALTRYRVEHLQLYPAGSIDTFVAERLEDQRALGEELTDILDLDLGL